One genomic window of Pirellulales bacterium includes the following:
- a CDS encoding tetratricopeptide repeat protein, which produces MKRVKRAEKQINVARESEKSAVVAAFKREEDMAKDELNRKVELLMDQGKWKAARTLLEDARTVSPESHWILTQLAVTFYEEHNYADALKLLLASLEFKDDCPLTLWNLAGTLDALGQYDEAQRLFVWILKSKKQAADDPCWESAKWTATLKADALFRLGDTAMHQGDKKGAARFYQNYLKLLQAGIEGTYSVAEVPEEVRAKQSVVKPLPTRKTARKKAATGSLVARVSRDTKGSSFRVIRIGSFLKKHLNAWQQLVGQSRRRAASARRKRVAGSKE; this is translated from the coding sequence ATGAAAAGGGTCAAGCGCGCCGAGAAGCAGATCAACGTCGCAAGAGAGAGCGAGAAGAGCGCGGTCGTCGCCGCATTTAAGCGAGAAGAAGATATGGCAAAGGACGAACTGAATCGGAAAGTGGAACTCCTAATGGACCAGGGGAAGTGGAAGGCCGCGCGCACGCTTCTCGAAGATGCCCGGACAGTGAGCCCTGAGAGCCATTGGATTTTGACGCAATTGGCCGTGACCTTCTACGAGGAACACAATTATGCCGACGCACTGAAGTTGCTTCTAGCGTCGCTTGAATTTAAGGATGACTGCCCGCTTACACTCTGGAACCTGGCCGGGACGCTCGATGCCCTCGGTCAGTACGATGAAGCGCAGCGATTGTTTGTCTGGATTCTAAAATCCAAAAAACAAGCGGCAGATGATCCTTGTTGGGAGAGTGCCAAGTGGACGGCAACACTTAAAGCGGACGCGTTGTTTCGCCTAGGCGACACAGCAATGCATCAGGGAGACAAAAAAGGGGCGGCGAGGTTTTATCAGAACTATTTGAAACTGCTGCAGGCCGGTATTGAGGGTACGTACTCGGTTGCTGAGGTACCCGAAGAGGTTCGCGCGAAGCAGAGTGTAGTGAAGCCGCTGCCGACTAGGAAGACGGCAAGGAAGAAGGCCGCGACTGGCTCACTGGTGGCGCGCGTGTCGAGAGATACAAAAGGATCCTCTTTTCGGGTAATTCGAATTGGCTCCTTTCTTAAAAAGCACCTCAACGCATGGCAACAGCTTGTTGGCCAGTCACGACGACGGGCGGCGTCCGCTCGTAGAAAGCGTGTGGCCGGCTCAAAAGAATAA
- a CDS encoding type IV toxin-antitoxin system AbiEi family antitoxin: MRNLSEYLEKQLVRGRPYFSKEEALGELHLTPDAFKMAAARLRHKGRLVCPKRGFYLILRPEDQYLGAPDPSRWIEPLMKYLELDYRVSLLRAAAFHGSAHQAAMVFQVIVPKQLPQIRIGRQRVQFLFQEPEAFKNVNRPDWLGQLKTDAGFAKIAGIELTLLDVCRYFHKAAGINGAAQVVHDLGRSANPKILQEAACAFENAAVRRLGYLLERFGHLRQAKSLVRFAEQAKSLKPLDPAVKPIAAALPIRKEKDVKWMLVINTQVEIDT; the protein is encoded by the coding sequence ATGAGGAACCTTTCTGAGTATCTAGAAAAGCAGCTCGTTCGAGGTCGCCCCTATTTCTCCAAAGAGGAGGCTCTCGGCGAACTTCATCTGACGCCAGATGCCTTCAAAATGGCTGCGGCACGGCTCCGGCATAAAGGCAGGCTGGTCTGCCCGAAGCGTGGGTTTTACCTGATCCTTCGCCCGGAGGATCAATACCTAGGCGCCCCCGATCCGTCGCGGTGGATAGAGCCGCTGATGAAGTATCTGGAGCTGGACTATCGAGTCTCGCTCCTTCGGGCTGCGGCCTTTCATGGATCGGCGCACCAAGCGGCGATGGTGTTTCAGGTCATTGTTCCCAAGCAACTGCCTCAAATCCGTATTGGCCGGCAGCGGGTGCAGTTCCTCTTTCAGGAACCGGAGGCCTTCAAGAATGTGAACCGCCCGGACTGGCTAGGTCAGTTAAAGACCGATGCCGGTTTCGCAAAGATCGCAGGCATCGAGCTGACCTTGCTGGATGTCTGCCGCTACTTCCATAAGGCTGCGGGCATAAACGGTGCGGCGCAGGTGGTACACGACCTCGGAAGAAGTGCCAATCCGAAGATTCTTCAGGAGGCGGCGTGCGCCTTTGAAAATGCAGCGGTACGGCGCCTTGGCTACCTGCTGGAGCGGTTTGGCCATCTCCGACAAGCAAAGTCGCTAGTTCGATTTGCGGAGCAAGCCAAGTCTCTGAAGCCGCTCGATCCGGCTGTGAAGCCTATTGCAGCCGCACTGCCAATACGCAAAGAGAAGGACGTGAAGTGGATGCTGGTCATCAACACTCAGGTGGAGATTGATACATGA
- a CDS encoding nucleotidyl transferase AbiEii/AbiGii toxin family protein, translated as MIPMAFLQEWSAHAPWPDLAQVEQDLIICRALCDLFGSERLAGKIAFRGGTAIHKLLFKQPLRYSEDIDLVQTTAEPIGETAKAIHEALSWIGKYNYRQAPHSNHMTFKFTPEVDGGMELKLMVEINTREHENLYPLKSYPFELNSGWHQAKVDIISFEPEELFGTKLRALLQRHKNRDLFDLNEGLLQLGLDPTKIIESFDHYLALEGRPISRANAEQRMLEKLNHSLTEDIAPLLPTNVRFSEDDAIAAFGRVWGDLIRRIGGDPWKLSKEAIEEFRLKKYPNLLKDVE; from the coding sequence ATGATCCCGATGGCCTTCCTGCAAGAATGGAGCGCCCATGCGCCGTGGCCGGACCTAGCGCAAGTGGAGCAGGACCTTATCATCTGCCGTGCGCTCTGTGACTTGTTCGGCAGTGAGCGGCTCGCTGGAAAAATAGCATTCCGAGGCGGGACTGCAATCCACAAGCTCCTGTTCAAGCAGCCGCTTCGATACTCGGAAGACATCGACCTCGTGCAGACCACAGCTGAGCCAATCGGCGAGACTGCCAAGGCAATTCATGAGGCTTTGTCCTGGATAGGGAAATACAACTATAGGCAGGCGCCTCATTCCAACCACATGACCTTCAAATTCACTCCCGAAGTAGACGGCGGGATGGAACTGAAGCTGATGGTTGAGATCAATACGCGGGAACATGAGAACCTGTATCCACTGAAGTCTTACCCGTTTGAGCTCAACAGCGGCTGGCACCAGGCCAAGGTTGACATCATATCCTTCGAACCCGAGGAATTATTCGGGACGAAGCTGCGGGCATTGCTGCAAAGGCACAAGAATCGAGACCTTTTCGACCTCAACGAAGGCCTTTTACAGCTTGGGCTTGATCCAACGAAAATCATCGAATCGTTCGATCACTACCTTGCGCTCGAAGGCCGGCCGATTTCTCGGGCAAACGCCGAACAGCGAATGCTGGAGAAGCTAAACCACAGCCTGACAGAGGACATTGCACCACTGCTGCCGACAAATGTTCGATTCAGTGAGGATGATGCGATTGCTGCATTCGGTCGCGTCTGGGGCGATTTGATTCGACGTATCGGTGGCGATCCGTGGAAGCTTTCTAAAGAGGCGATCGAAGAGTTCCGGCTTAAGAAGTATCCAAATCTGCTGAAGGACGTGGAATAA